The proteins below come from a single Capsicum annuum cultivar UCD-10X-F1 unplaced genomic scaffold, UCD10Xv1.1 ctg83355, whole genome shotgun sequence genomic window:
- the LOC107858692 gene encoding CASP-like protein 5C3: protein MDKLPGSMGTSAGLVLRVGQAVFSVGSVLFMCYDVSFFISSDAPFWFLVTTMGLVTPWSLGLAMIDAYLMLAKRPSNKPRVLSAVVIGDWVLSVLSLAVSCSTASVADYLIAYGSADCTNGICGRYQLSAAMAFLTWIFLLVSLLFNLWFLPTLY from the exons ATGGACAAACTGCCGGGGTCTATGGGTACGAGTGCTGGTTTAGTTCTGAGAGTAGGACAGGCAGTTTTCTCTGTTGGTTCAGTTCTTTTCATGTGTTATGATGTTTCTTTCTTCATCTCCAGCGACGCTCCTTTCTG GTTTTTGGTGACAACCATGGGTTTGGTAACACCATGGAGCTTGGGATTGGCAATGATCGATGCATATTTAATGTTGGCTAAACGCCCATCTAATAAGCCCAGAGTATTGTCAGCTGTTGTTATAGGAGATTGG GTGCTTTCGGTTCTGTCACTGGCTGTGTCATGTTCCACAGCTAGTGTGGCTGATTATCTGATTGCTTATGGTAGTGCAGACTGCACCAATGGTATATGTGGACGATATCAACTCTCTGCTGCCATGGCTTTCTTGACTTGGATTTTTTTATTGGTGTCTTTGCTTTTCAATCTGTGGTTTCTTCCTACCTTATACTAG